The Lysobacter capsici genome has a segment encoding these proteins:
- the mreD gene encoding rod shape-determining protein MreD translates to MTRARHHWVLPTSLVVALALSLLPMPQVLLPLRPYWVGLVLAYWVIEDPDRVGLGFAFLVGLAGDLVSDGLLGEQALRLVVMTFILQRFRARLRFFPLSQQALAVGGLMLNDRIVTAAIHMVLREPALPSAFWFSPLTGMVLWPLIFLLLDALRLGSWRRR, encoded by the coding sequence GTGACCCGCGCCCGCCACCATTGGGTGTTGCCGACCAGCCTGGTCGTCGCGCTGGCGCTGAGCCTGCTGCCGATGCCGCAGGTGCTGCTGCCGCTGCGGCCGTATTGGGTCGGGCTGGTGCTCGCGTACTGGGTGATCGAAGACCCGGATCGGGTCGGGCTGGGATTCGCGTTTCTGGTCGGTCTGGCCGGCGACTTGGTCTCCGACGGCCTGCTCGGCGAACAGGCGCTGCGGCTGGTGGTGATGACCTTCATCCTGCAGCGCTTCCGCGCGCGGCTGCGGTTCTTCCCGCTGTCGCAGCAGGCGCTCGCGGTCGGCGGTCTGATGCTCAACGACCGCATCGTCACCGCCGCCATCCACATGGTCCTGCGCGAACCGGCGCTGCCGTCGGCGTTCTGGTTCTCGCCGCTGACCGGCATGGTGCTGTGGCCGTTGATCTTCCTGCTGCTGGACGCGCTGCGTCTGGGCAGCTGGCGGAGACGCTGA
- the mreC gene encoding rod shape-determining protein MreC, producing MPPYAGPSTAARSGEVADTLRLMAYLALALTLIVLDHRGGWLNQARKQTATLVAPLWAVAGWPGRLIERVSDDAGTMSQLTEENRKLRNDALVNQARMARLQSIAADNLRLRGLLEAAERGNLDVVLAPILDIDLDPTRQRLVLDAGSRDKVRVGQSVIDAGGLLGQITGITPLHASVLLITDPSHAVPVVVARNGVRLVAYGEGRSDSLNLRSVPLSSDVRVGDMLVTSGLGGRFPPGFPVGTIAALKPDDSRAFLVGEVKPAAQLDRGREVLVLLSIPPPPADTTQFDTQPAVPEAQAASSPAAQAAATRAAADAAAAVAAAKHKARKSKPPATATTNTAAASTATGATRPGASAANAPAGNAANGSRAAANPATAGRNPRQAANAPASRPTQAAPTTPRPPAAAPTRDAAPPPAENRP from the coding sequence ATGCCTCCCTACGCCGGTCCATCCACCGCAGCCCGTAGCGGCGAAGTCGCCGACACGTTGCGCCTGATGGCGTACCTGGCGTTGGCGCTGACCCTGATCGTGCTCGATCACCGCGGCGGCTGGCTCAATCAAGCGCGCAAGCAGACCGCGACCCTGGTCGCGCCGCTGTGGGCGGTCGCCGGCTGGCCCGGGCGGCTGATCGAGCGGGTCAGCGACGACGCCGGCACCATGAGCCAGCTGACCGAGGAAAACCGCAAGCTGCGCAACGACGCGCTGGTCAATCAGGCGCGCATGGCGCGGCTGCAGTCGATCGCGGCGGACAACCTGCGTTTGCGCGGTCTGCTGGAAGCGGCCGAGCGCGGCAATCTGGATGTGGTCCTCGCGCCGATCCTCGATATCGACCTCGATCCGACCCGCCAGCGCCTCGTGCTCGACGCCGGCAGCCGCGACAAGGTGCGCGTCGGCCAGAGCGTGATCGATGCCGGCGGCCTGCTGGGCCAGATCACCGGCATCACCCCGCTGCACGCCAGCGTGCTATTGATCACCGACCCCTCGCATGCGGTGCCGGTGGTGGTCGCGCGCAACGGCGTGCGTCTGGTCGCGTACGGCGAAGGGCGCAGCGACAGCCTCAACCTGCGCAGCGTGCCGCTGTCCAGCGACGTGCGCGTCGGCGACATGCTGGTGACCTCGGGCCTGGGCGGACGCTTTCCGCCGGGCTTCCCGGTCGGCACCATCGCCGCGCTTAAACCTGATGACAGCCGCGCGTTCCTGGTCGGCGAAGTGAAACCCGCCGCGCAGCTCGATCGCGGCCGCGAAGTGCTGGTGCTGCTGTCGATCCCGCCGCCGCCGGCCGACACCACCCAGTTCGACACCCAGCCGGCCGTGCCCGAAGCCCAGGCTGCGTCGAGCCCGGCCGCGCAGGCCGCGGCGACCCGCGCCGCGGCCGATGCCGCGGCGGCGGTCGCGGCGGCCAAGCACAAGGCCAGGAAATCCAAGCCGCCGGCCACGGCGACGACTAATACGGCTGCTGCGTCCACGGCCACTGGCGCCACGCGTCCTGGCGCGAGCGCAGCCAACGCACCCGCAGGCAACGCTGCGAACGGTTCGCGCGCCGCGGCCAATCCGGCCACGGCCGGCCGCAACCCGCGCCAGGCGGCGAACGCGCCCGCATCGCGCCCCACCCAAGCCGCGCCGACCACCCCCCGCCCACCCGCCGCCGCGCCCACGCGCGACGCCGCACCGCCGCCCGCCGAGAACCGCCCGTGA